A genome region from Littorina saxatilis isolate snail1 linkage group LG16, US_GU_Lsax_2.0, whole genome shotgun sequence includes the following:
- the LOC138950722 gene encoding mothers against decapentaplegic homolog 4-like isoform X2 has translation MTAQAPTSADACLSIVHSLMCHRQGGESESFSKRAIESLVKKLKEKRDELDSLITAITTSGAHPSKCVTIQRTLDGRLQVAGRKGFPHVIYSRIWRWPDLHKNELKHVKYCQYAFDLKQDSVCINPYHYERVVSPGIDLSGLTLQHAGRLVKDEYGSGVVSGVGMSQMEAGPAQTVQHPPQDGYPRLMSGPSSMGGPGGSSGVGPSGPMAPHPMSSQVDGFHANHGPLPQFTSANLSHYPRSSVTTWTGSSTATYTQNMAQSQYWPNGQMQQDMQAAAPLTNQPPPEFWCTITYFELDQQVGETFKVPYSCSTVTVDGYTDPSSLDRFCLGQLSNVHRTEASERARLHIGKGVQLDYRGEGDVWIRCVSDHSVFVQSFYLDREAGRAPGDAVHKIYPTAYIKVFDIRQCHRQMQQQAATAQAAAAAQAAAVAGNIPGPASVGGIAPAVGLSAAAGIGVDDLRRLCILRLSFVKGWGPDYPRKSIKETPCWIEIQLHRPLQLLDEVLQAMPLSDPRPLRGYFLG, from the exons ATGACGGCCCAGGCCCCAACCTCGGCCGACGCTTGCCTCAGCATCGTACACAGCCTCATGTGTCACCGGCAGGGCGGTGAGAGCGAGAGCTTCTCCAAGCGCGCCATCGAGAGCCTGGTGAAAAAGCTGAAAGAGAAACGCGACGAGCTGGACAGCCTCATCACCGCTATCACCACCAGCGGAGCCCACCCCTCCAAGTGTGTCACCATACAGAGAACGCTGGATGGGAGGTTACAG GTGGCCGGACGCAAAGGGTTTCCGCATGTGATCTACTCACGTATCTGGCGCTGGCCTGACCTTCACAAGAACGAGCTGAAGCACGTCAAGTACTGTCAGTACGCCTTCGACCTCAAGCAGGACAGCGTCTGTATCAACCCGTATCACTACGAGCGTGTCGTCTCTCCTGGCATTG aTTTATCAGGCTTAACTCTACAACATGCAG GTCGCCTAGTGAAAGACGAGTACGGCAGCGGGGTGGTGAGTGGGGTGGGCATGTCCCAGATGGAGGCGGGCCCAGCGCAGACCGTTCAGCATCCACCCCAGGATGGATACCCTCGCCTCATGTCCG GTCCCAGCAGTATGGGGGGACCGGGAGGATCGTCTGGTGTGGGACCCTCAGGACCCATGGCCCCCCACCCCATGTCCTCCCAGGTGGACGGTTTCCATGCCAACCACGGACCCCTACCTCAGTTCACCTCCGCCAACCTTAGCCATTACCCTCGCA GCTCTGTCACGACATGGACAGGAAGCAGCACAGCCACATACACTCAGAACATGGCCCAGAGCCAGTATT ggccCAACGGTCAAATGCAGCAGGACATGCAGGCAGCCGCCCCCTTGACCAACCAGCCAC CGCCGGAGTTCTGGTGCACCATCACGTACTTTGAGCTGGACCAACAGGTGGGGGAGACGTTCAAGGTGCCGTACAGCTGTTCCACCGTCACGGTGGACGGCTACACTGATCCCTCCTCCCTTGACCGCTTCTGTCTGGGTCAGCTCTCCAACGTACACCGCACCGAGGCCAGCGAGagggcgag ACTACACATCGGTAAAGGCGTACAGCTGGACTATCGGGGCGAGGGTGACGTGTGGATACGATGTGTCAGCGATCACAGCGTCTTCGTACAGAGCTTTTACCTGGATCGTGAGGCCGGCAGGGCCCCAGGGGACGCCGTTCACAAAATATACCCCACCGCATACATCAAG gtgttTGACATCAGGCAGTGCCACCGTCAGATGCAGCAACAGGCAGCAACGGCACAagcggcagcagcagcacaGGCAGCAGCGGTGGCAGGCAACATCCCCGGCCCCGCCTCTGTTGGGGGAATTGCTCCAGCCGTGG GCCTGTCGGCAGCAGCCGGGATCGGTGTGGACGACCTCCGACGATTGTGCATCCTACGCCTCAGCTTCGTCAAGGGCTGGGGACCCGACTACCCCCGCAAGAGCATCAAGGAGACTCCGTGTTGGATCGAGATCCAGCTCCACCGACCCCTGCAGCTTCTCGACGAGGTCCTACAGGCCATGCCCCTCAGCGACCCCCGACCTCTCAGAGGTTACTTCCTTGGCTGA
- the LOC138950722 gene encoding mothers against decapentaplegic homolog 4-like isoform X1: MTAQAPTSADACLSIVHSLMCHRQGGESESFSKRAIESLVKKLKEKRDELDSLITAITTSGAHPSKCVTIQRTLDGRLQVAGRKGFPHVIYSRIWRWPDLHKNELKHVKYCQYAFDLKQDSVCINPYHYERVVSPGIDLSGLTLQHAGPPGRLVKDEYGSGVVSGVGMSQMEAGPAQTVQHPPQDGYPRLMSGPSSMGGPGGSSGVGPSGPMAPHPMSSQVDGFHANHGPLPQFTSANLSHYPRSSVTTWTGSSTATYTQNMAQSQYWPNGQMQQDMQAAAPLTNQPPPEFWCTITYFELDQQVGETFKVPYSCSTVTVDGYTDPSSLDRFCLGQLSNVHRTEASERARLHIGKGVQLDYRGEGDVWIRCVSDHSVFVQSFYLDREAGRAPGDAVHKIYPTAYIKVFDIRQCHRQMQQQAATAQAAAAAQAAAVAGNIPGPASVGGIAPAVGLSAAAGIGVDDLRRLCILRLSFVKGWGPDYPRKSIKETPCWIEIQLHRPLQLLDEVLQAMPLSDPRPLRGYFLG; the protein is encoded by the exons ATGACGGCCCAGGCCCCAACCTCGGCCGACGCTTGCCTCAGCATCGTACACAGCCTCATGTGTCACCGGCAGGGCGGTGAGAGCGAGAGCTTCTCCAAGCGCGCCATCGAGAGCCTGGTGAAAAAGCTGAAAGAGAAACGCGACGAGCTGGACAGCCTCATCACCGCTATCACCACCAGCGGAGCCCACCCCTCCAAGTGTGTCACCATACAGAGAACGCTGGATGGGAGGTTACAG GTGGCCGGACGCAAAGGGTTTCCGCATGTGATCTACTCACGTATCTGGCGCTGGCCTGACCTTCACAAGAACGAGCTGAAGCACGTCAAGTACTGTCAGTACGCCTTCGACCTCAAGCAGGACAGCGTCTGTATCAACCCGTATCACTACGAGCGTGTCGTCTCTCCTGGCATTG aTTTATCAGGCTTAACTCTACAACATGCAG gtccTCCAGGTCGCCTAGTGAAAGACGAGTACGGCAGCGGGGTGGTGAGTGGGGTGGGCATGTCCCAGATGGAGGCGGGCCCAGCGCAGACCGTTCAGCATCCACCCCAGGATGGATACCCTCGCCTCATGTCCG GTCCCAGCAGTATGGGGGGACCGGGAGGATCGTCTGGTGTGGGACCCTCAGGACCCATGGCCCCCCACCCCATGTCCTCCCAGGTGGACGGTTTCCATGCCAACCACGGACCCCTACCTCAGTTCACCTCCGCCAACCTTAGCCATTACCCTCGCA GCTCTGTCACGACATGGACAGGAAGCAGCACAGCCACATACACTCAGAACATGGCCCAGAGCCAGTATT ggccCAACGGTCAAATGCAGCAGGACATGCAGGCAGCCGCCCCCTTGACCAACCAGCCAC CGCCGGAGTTCTGGTGCACCATCACGTACTTTGAGCTGGACCAACAGGTGGGGGAGACGTTCAAGGTGCCGTACAGCTGTTCCACCGTCACGGTGGACGGCTACACTGATCCCTCCTCCCTTGACCGCTTCTGTCTGGGTCAGCTCTCCAACGTACACCGCACCGAGGCCAGCGAGagggcgag ACTACACATCGGTAAAGGCGTACAGCTGGACTATCGGGGCGAGGGTGACGTGTGGATACGATGTGTCAGCGATCACAGCGTCTTCGTACAGAGCTTTTACCTGGATCGTGAGGCCGGCAGGGCCCCAGGGGACGCCGTTCACAAAATATACCCCACCGCATACATCAAG gtgttTGACATCAGGCAGTGCCACCGTCAGATGCAGCAACAGGCAGCAACGGCACAagcggcagcagcagcacaGGCAGCAGCGGTGGCAGGCAACATCCCCGGCCCCGCCTCTGTTGGGGGAATTGCTCCAGCCGTGG GCCTGTCGGCAGCAGCCGGGATCGGTGTGGACGACCTCCGACGATTGTGCATCCTACGCCTCAGCTTCGTCAAGGGCTGGGGACCCGACTACCCCCGCAAGAGCATCAAGGAGACTCCGTGTTGGATCGAGATCCAGCTCCACCGACCCCTGCAGCTTCTCGACGAGGTCCTACAGGCCATGCCCCTCAGCGACCCCCGACCTCTCAGAGGTTACTTCCTTGGCTGA